In the genome of Candidatus Atribacteria bacterium ADurb.Bin276, the window CCATAAAAAGGGGAAAGAGAGAGGCGAAAATGTTGTTTATCGAATAGAAATAGACGGTTTATCATTAATTCATGCCGGTGATATGGGTATGCTACCCAGTTTGGAAGAGATTGAATCCTGGAAACCACTGGATATTCTCCTGGTGCCAGTAGGTGGAATTTACACGATTAATGGACATGAAGCCCAAACTCTGGTGGAGCATTTAAAACCGAGAGTCGTCATTCCCATGCATTATCGAACCCCCTTGCTTAAATTTGAGCTTCAACCAGTTGAAAATTTTACCTATCAGTTTTTTAAAGTGAAAACTCTTTCGGAAACCCAGGTTGAAATTACCCGAGAAAATCTTCCCG includes:
- a CDS encoding metal-dependent hydrolase — encoded protein: MKIQWFGHSFFLVTSQGGKKIVFDPFDQSVGYPLPQVSANMVCVSHSHYDHNNVQIIGGNPEIIQKAGIYVRDGYQIQGFQTYHDHKKGKERGENVVYRIEIDGLSLIHAGDMGMLPSLEEIESWKPLDILLVPVGGIYTINGHEAQTLVEHLKPRVVIPMHYRTPLLKFELQPVENFTYQFFKVKTLSETQVEITRENLPESTEIWIFPIPK